A single window of Spirochaetota bacterium DNA harbors:
- a CDS encoding LysM peptidoglycan-binding domain-containing protein encodes MSRDRRNINVILFIFLISIISSCSEKVPIKEMSLARLEITRALSVKAEKYAQDEISEAKKELLECHNHIKSDQLDKAKSSAIHSHRKALEAYNKSIPLLAKDTIDSAEEKISEAEEAYAEELSSEEYENAANALIKAKELYEQRTFYESYEKAKEAIELAEISRDIALGKKDLLNDSIAEVRLILEDSEKYDAEKYAPENTKLANENIEIAENSLQSLKLKEGFSAIETARMNADEAFLLALKGISGENISSAENLLNEASNSEGASIAQDELGGAKEALALSKNLFSENKYIESISAADESKRFAYIVLNTKKVVVEEVTTKGEEETVSEEDTILKEKEYHIYKVRYIPRRRDCLWRIAERFYNNPWLWRKIYRANRDKIYDPDLIWPDMLLKVPILGKSTEQDEKKIVEKREEEAIEEETLDEEVIEEDEDYYKNE; translated from the coding sequence ATGAGTAGAGATCGAAGAAATATCAATGTTATTTTGTTTATATTCTTAATTTCGATTATTTCGAGTTGTAGCGAGAAGGTTCCCATAAAGGAGATGTCTCTAGCCAGGTTGGAAATAACCAGGGCCCTCTCTGTTAAGGCTGAGAAGTATGCCCAGGACGAGATAAGTGAGGCCAAGAAGGAATTATTGGAATGTCACAATCATATTAAGTCAGACCAGCTCGATAAGGCTAAGAGTTCAGCAATTCATTCCCACAGAAAAGCCCTTGAGGCTTACAATAAATCGATTCCACTTTTAGCAAAGGATACAATTGATTCAGCTGAGGAAAAGATTTCTGAGGCTGAGGAGGCCTATGCTGAGGAGCTATCAAGTGAAGAATACGAAAATGCTGCGAATGCCCTGATTAAGGCAAAGGAGTTGTATGAACAAAGGACCTTTTATGAGTCCTATGAAAAGGCAAAGGAAGCCATTGAACTGGCAGAAATTTCAAGGGATATTGCTCTGGGGAAAAAGGATCTCTTAAATGATTCCATTGCTGAGGTTCGTTTAATACTGGAGGATTCAGAGAAATATGATGCGGAAAAATATGCACCGGAGAATACCAAACTTGCCAATGAAAACATTGAAATCGCAGAGAATTCACTCCAATCCCTGAAGCTAAAGGAGGGATTTTCTGCAATAGAGACAGCAAGGATGAATGCTGATGAGGCCTTTTTACTCGCCTTGAAGGGAATATCCGGTGAGAATATATCCAGCGCTGAAAACCTGTTAAATGAGGCGAGTAATTCTGAAGGCGCATCAATCGCCCAGGATGAATTAGGGGGAGCCAAGGAGGCCCTAGCCCTATCAAAAAACCTCTTCTCTGAAAACAAATACATAGAATCAATAAGTGCTGCTGATGAATCTAAGAGATTTGCATATATTGTATTAAATACAAAGAAGGTCGTAGTTGAGGAGGTGACAACCAAAGGGGAGGAAGAGACTGTTTCCGAAGAAGATACCATCCTAAAAGAGAAGGAATATCATATATATAAGGTTAGATATATACCAAGGAGAAGGGATTGCCTCTGGAGAATTGCCGAGAGATTCTATAATAATCCCTGGTTATGGAGGAAGATATACAGGGCAAACAGGGATAAGATATATGATCCGGACCTAATATGGCCGGACATGCTTTTGAAGGTGCCTATTTTGGGAAAATCTACTGAGCAGGATGAGAAGAAAATAGTTGAAAAGAGGGAAGAGGAAGCCATTGAGGAGGAAACCCTTGATGAAGAGGTAATCGAGGAGGATGAGGATTATTACAAAAATGAATAG
- a CDS encoding sodium/solute symporter (Members of the Solute:Sodium Symporter (SSS), TC 2.A.21 as described in tcdb.org, catalyze solute:Na+ symport. Known solutes for members of the family include sugars, amino acids, nucleosides, inositols, vitamins, urea or anions, depending on the system.), whose amino-acid sequence MNIDIVIILIYILIINIIGIMYSGSRDVGDYFLGNRSMPWIVVCFSIVATETSTLTFLSIPGLAYVKGMGFIQVAFGYLAGRVLVAAILIPKYYDGGFETVYEFLQSRFSVSSRRVVAIIFHITRLLADSVRLFATAIPLAAITGWDYWMSILVLGGATFIYTLYGGLRSVIMVDSVQLFLYLLCALIGIHIISNHLSMPILSIFKIIPDSSLKIVYSGLENGFAGLFSSYNIFSGIIGGAFLSFASHGTDHLIVQRVLSCRDEASAKKAMIFSGIIIIMQFFMFLLFGLFIKALLNNMTFDRSDEIMTYFIVNYLPDGLRGVMLAGIFAAAMSTLSSSINSLSSSTTVDILGIDKKDMSDSRKVGVSRIISLVWAMTIIGISILLQDSKNPLVEVGLSIASVTYGGMMGIFIMGRFFKDFHDGSAIAGVALSIAINLIIAISTNVFWLWYVVIGFGVSFVAAVVLNKIVIMGRDQN is encoded by the coding sequence ATGAATATTGATATAGTGATTATTCTAATATATATATTGATAATAAATATAATTGGCATCATGTATTCTGGATCAAGGGATGTGGGGGATTACTTTTTAGGCAACAGATCAATGCCATGGATCGTTGTCTGCTTTTCAATTGTTGCGACAGAGACCAGCACGCTCACCTTTTTATCGATTCCGGGACTTGCCTATGTGAAGGGCATGGGATTTATTCAGGTAGCTTTCGGTTATCTGGCGGGAAGAGTCCTGGTGGCAGCAATCCTTATCCCGAAATATTATGACGGAGGCTTTGAGACAGTTTATGAATTTCTACAGAGCAGATTCAGCGTCTCTTCAAGACGCGTGGTGGCTATAATTTTTCACATAACAAGGCTTCTTGCGGACAGCGTAAGGCTCTTCGCCACTGCCATACCTCTTGCCGCTATCACTGGATGGGACTACTGGATGTCAATACTTGTATTGGGAGGAGCAACATTTATCTATACACTCTATGGCGGACTCAGATCAGTAATTATGGTTGATTCTGTTCAGCTCTTTCTCTACCTATTGTGCGCACTCATAGGCATACATATAATCTCGAATCATCTGTCCATGCCTATCCTGTCCATATTTAAAATAATCCCGGACAGCTCATTAAAAATAGTCTATTCCGGACTGGAAAATGGCTTTGCTGGATTATTCAGTTCCTACAATATTTTTTCTGGCATTATTGGCGGCGCGTTTCTCTCCTTTGCCTCGCATGGCACTGATCATCTAATTGTTCAGAGGGTCTTATCCTGCAGGGATGAGGCTTCCGCAAAAAAGGCTATGATCTTCAGCGGAATAATCATAATTATGCAATTTTTTATGTTTTTGCTATTCGGTCTCTTTATCAAGGCGCTTCTGAACAATATGACCTTTGACCGCAGCGATGAGATAATGACGTATTTTATAGTCAATTATCTGCCTGACGGATTGAGGGGAGTTATGCTTGCTGGCATATTTGCGGCCGCTATGTCAACTCTCAGCTCTTCAATAAATTCGCTATCCTCCTCAACAACAGTTGATATCCTAGGGATTGACAAGAAGGATATGTCTGATTCAAGGAAGGTTGGCGTCTCCAGGATTATATCTCTTGTCTGGGCAATGACAATTATTGGCATATCCATACTTCTTCAGGATAGCAAAAACCCTCTTGTTGAGGTCGGTTTGTCCATCGCCTCTGTCACTTATGGCGGAATGATGGGAATATTTATAATGGGAAGGTTTTTTAAGGATTTTCATGATGGGTCTGCCATCGCTGGAGTTGCGCTGAGCATAGCGATAAATCTTATCATCGCCATTTCAACCAATGTTTTCTGGTTGTGGTATGTTGTCATTGGCTTTGGGGTATCATTTGTTGCTGCTGTTGTTTTGAATAAAATTGTGATAATGGGTCGTGATCAGAATTGA
- a CDS encoding DUF1343 domain-containing protein, translating to MILTGLDRFIEEVDNYRNRRIALIVNQTSVTRDFQYSWNELRKRGAAIRRIFTPEHGLFATEQDQVAVKSQPDIDCDIISLYGESYDSLIPNQNLFQDIDLVIFDIQDVGARYYTYVNTMALVMKSIEKRDIEMLILDRPNPIGGNKVEGPLLNGDFSSFVGIIPVTVRHGMTPAELALYYRDAERIDINLSVVKMHGWRRGMLFSETGLPWIPPSPNMPTEDTAYIYPGLCLIEGLNISEGRGTAAPFKLIGASFIEPCEFAEYLNSLGIGGVYFRQVFFKPCFNKYADEEVGGVFIHITDVGRLKPFATGIAIVKSLHDLYKDRVVFLKDIYEFNSTHPAFDLLCGSSSIREMILNGSEMSEIIGSWRGDEDDFSAIKREYHLYEY from the coding sequence ATGATATTGACCGGGCTTGATAGATTTATTGAGGAAGTTGACAATTACAGAAATAGAAGGATTGCACTGATCGTAAACCAGACCTCCGTAACCCGCGATTTTCAATATAGCTGGAATGAGCTTAGAAAGAGGGGAGCGGCCATCAGGAGGATCTTTACCCCTGAGCATGGACTCTTTGCCACAGAACAGGATCAGGTCGCAGTCAAAAGCCAGCCGGATATCGACTGTGATATTATAAGCCTCTACGGCGAATCCTATGATTCTTTGATACCGAATCAGAATCTTTTTCAGGATATTGACCTTGTGATCTTTGATATACAGGATGTGGGCGCTCGTTACTACACCTATGTCAACACAATGGCCCTTGTTATGAAATCGATTGAGAAAAGGGACATTGAAATGTTGATCCTCGACAGGCCCAATCCCATTGGAGGCAACAAGGTGGAAGGGCCTCTGCTCAATGGGGACTTCAGCTCCTTTGTTGGGATAATTCCTGTTACTGTGCGTCATGGGATGACCCCAGCGGAGCTAGCCCTGTATTACAGGGATGCTGAAAGGATAGACATCAACCTTAGCGTTGTGAAGATGCATGGATGGAGGAGAGGGATGCTCTTCTCTGAAACAGGACTGCCCTGGATTCCTCCATCACCCAATATGCCCACTGAGGATACAGCATATATATATCCGGGTCTCTGCCTCATAGAGGGATTAAACATATCTGAGGGCAGAGGAACCGCCGCTCCCTTCAAGCTAATTGGCGCCTCCTTCATTGAGCCCTGTGAATTTGCTGAATATCTGAATTCATTGGGAATTGGGGGGGTATATTTTCGTCAGGTATTTTTCAAACCCTGCTTTAACAAGTATGCTGATGAAGAGGTAGGCGGAGTATTTATTCATATAACCGATGTTGGAAGGCTTAAGCCCTTTGCCACAGGAATAGCAATAGTGAAGTCGTTACATGACCTTTACAAAGACCGGGTGGTTTTCCTAAAGGATATATATGAGTTTAACAGCACACATCCGGCTTTTGATCTTCTTTGCGGCTCTTCATCCATCAGGGAGATGATATTAAATGGATCAGAGATGAGCGAAATAATAGGCTCGTGGAGGGGGGATGAGGATGATTTTTCAGCAATAAAGAGGGAGTACCATTTATATGAATATTGA
- a CDS encoding cupin domain-containing protein has translation MKDAAYWIEKLNLRKHPEGGYYRETYRSDELIDKRALPERFLGERSLSTAIYFLLSDNEFSAFHRLKSDELWHYYTGSSITIHTIDENGIYSCIKLGNDFENNEVFQATVRAGDWMGASLNHPPSFSLVGCTVSPGFDFNDFEMGSRTGLIKLFPQHRLLIEQLTLT, from the coding sequence ATGAAAGATGCCGCATATTGGATAGAGAAGCTTAACCTCAGGAAACATCCTGAAGGGGGCTATTACAGGGAGACCTACAGATCAGATGAATTAATAGATAAGAGGGCTCTACCGGAGAGATTTCTTGGTGAGCGATCTTTATCAACCGCAATCTACTTCCTATTATCAGATAATGAATTTTCAGCGTTTCATCGACTTAAATCAGATGAATTATGGCATTACTATACCGGCTCCTCAATAACAATTCACACAATAGACGAGAATGGAATATACTCATGCATAAAACTCGGTAACGATTTTGAGAACAATGAAGTGTTCCAGGCAACGGTGAGGGCGGGCGACTGGATGGGGGCCTCGTTAAATCATCCCCCATCCTTCTCATTGGTTGGATGCACTGTTTCTCCGGGTTTTGATTTCAATGACTTTGAGATGGGAAGCAGAACCGGACTAATAAAACTCTTTCCTCAACACAGGTTATTGATAGAACAACTAACTTTAACATAA
- a CDS encoding phosphotransferase, protein MIISNSDRFIQNFIGDNYYIEKLDGDASTREYFRIISPNKTCILCIDSSLKNIPLGEYPYIAIHDIFRRRDIPVPEVYSLDNINGLLLIEDLGEGILEAIYSDLSDCEIHRIYQKLIDIIVEIQLTEGDDRCVPFNLSFDIDKLMFEFNFFIKHALIHYFQADISKGELEKLNSEFFKISEILYIPGWFVLNHRDFHSRNIIIHQSKPFVIDFQDARMGLPQYDVVSLLRDSYLVLDNGLVETLKRHHYTSLNKRGYNMMTPDEYEYYFDILAFQRNVKAIGSFAYQVASLHNKRYEKYIAPTLKYLWKYNETRKELNDAVEIIKNNIGIDL, encoded by the coding sequence ATGATAATCAGTAATTCAGATAGATTCATTCAAAACTTTATTGGAGATAATTATTATATTGAAAAGTTAGATGGCGACGCGTCCACCCGCGAATATTTCAGGATTATTTCCCCCAACAAAACCTGCATATTGTGTATTGACAGCAGCCTTAAAAATATACCCTTAGGGGAATACCCCTATATTGCCATTCATGATATTTTTAGGAGGAGAGATATTCCGGTCCCTGAGGTTTATTCCCTTGATAATATAAACGGACTTTTGCTGATTGAGGATTTAGGGGAGGGCATTCTTGAAGCAATTTATTCTGATTTGAGTGATTGTGAAATTCACAGAATCTATCAAAAGCTGATAGATATCATAGTAGAAATACAGCTAACAGAGGGGGATGACAGGTGTGTTCCTTTTAATCTTAGCTTTGATATTGATAAGCTGATGTTTGAATTCAACTTTTTCATTAAACATGCGCTGATACACTATTTTCAAGCAGATATTAGCAAGGGTGAGCTGGAGAAACTGAATAGCGAGTTTTTTAAAATATCTGAAATCCTCTATATTCCCGGTTGGTTTGTGCTGAATCATAGGGATTTCCACAGCCGCAACATTATTATCCATCAGTCCAAACCCTTTGTTATTGATTTTCAGGATGCAAGGATGGGACTTCCCCAGTATGATGTTGTGTCCCTATTAAGGGACTCGTATCTTGTTCTTGACAATGGCCTTGTTGAAACGCTGAAAAGACATCATTATACAAGCTTGAATAAAAGGGGGTATAACATGATGACGCCCGATGAGTATGAATACTATTTTGACATTTTAGCATTCCAGAGAAATGTTAAGGCAATAGGAAGCTTTGCTTATCAGGTTGCATCGCTGCATAATAAGAGATATGAAAAATATATTGCACCCACTCTTAAATATCTATGGAAGTATAATGAAACGAGGAAGGAATTGAACGACGCGGTTGAAATTATTAAAAACAATATTGGGATCGACTTGTGA
- a CDS encoding STAS domain-containing protein — translation MDITKTTKGDIVILNIFGEIDLYNAPEIKDIINKLIQEQKYNVIIDLAKVSYIDSSGIGALISSLSNLKKYQGGLKIINVYASVRKVFELTKLTSFFEIYDSEEEAINSFK, via the coding sequence ATGGACATTACCAAAACTACAAAGGGGGATATAGTTATATTAAATATATTCGGAGAGATCGATCTATACAATGCTCCAGAAATTAAAGATATTATCAATAAGCTGATTCAAGAACAGAAGTATAATGTTATTATTGATCTGGCCAAGGTATCATATATAGATTCATCAGGAATAGGGGCTCTAATATCGAGCTTATCCAATCTTAAGAAATATCAGGGTGGTTTAAAGATAATTAATGTTTATGCCTCAGTACGGAAGGTTTTTGAACTAACAAAGCTAACATCATTCTTTGAGATTTATGATTCAGAGGAGGAGGCAATTAACTCCTTTAAATAG
- a CDS encoding M23 family metallopeptidase, protein MRLPRIKWLPSLLLPLLVLLSAYAEAKNIIHWPLNLPKSLSATLGEIRGYSLHQGIDIKTRGRVGYPVFAALSGKLYRIVSKEYGYGNALFIDHGNGLKSVYGHLDSFEEGKHHLDSLAKTLSVLYNRDFLDFRLYKSHLPYNSEEMIAYAGESGSGPPHLHFEIRKDDRLLNPLALIHIKDKEPPIIENLFVCIEKNDTTIKEERFRIKKRWGKYLPQNGEIEVSSNDRIFFKLSCYDRVGARNRVAIYKIKLFSDKARIFETAFNAIQISDYKNGHLIYDISKSAIGDGGVSYTYSLCQRDKRNSSFINGDGSGYIEPKNGERDIRIEVLDFAGNAAIMKFKLLQKRIGEKIASDFYVIDEKRICHIRNMTGEMEVIMPSGSIKGKRLLKVEISEKRGLLNKIKKISAVNREDILKIFSIYPFDIVYKRPITIQIQKPKGISDREVQNILIYRFFESRRPKPLDTVYNSERGVFKTLSLTNGYFILIRDRIPPRMVMPPTHEFCEDRSIYSRIRLYASDNLSRIDRDSITCLIDGESFPSKYDTARKWIEMNLPREAISIGLHHIFVEVSDRAGNQCVFRELFMRN, encoded by the coding sequence ATGAGGTTACCTCGTATCAAATGGCTTCCCTCTTTGCTATTACCTTTGCTTGTGCTGTTATCAGCATATGCTGAGGCTAAGAATATTATTCACTGGCCTCTTAATCTTCCCAAAAGTTTGTCAGCAACCCTTGGCGAAATTAGGGGGTATTCTCTTCATCAGGGAATAGATATCAAGACAAGAGGGCGTGTGGGTTATCCCGTCTTTGCTGCCTTATCAGGAAAATTATACAGAATAGTATCCAAGGAGTATGGATATGGGAATGCCCTTTTCATAGATCATGGCAATGGTCTTAAGTCAGTATATGGTCATCTGGACTCCTTTGAGGAGGGCAAGCATCATCTGGATTCATTGGCGAAAACACTAAGTGTACTTTACAATAGAGATTTCCTTGACTTTAGATTATATAAAAGCCATCTACCCTACAATTCTGAAGAGATGATTGCCTATGCCGGCGAGTCAGGATCCGGGCCTCCTCATCTTCATTTTGAAATCAGAAAGGATGATAGATTGCTAAACCCCCTTGCCCTTATTCACATAAAGGATAAGGAACCGCCAATTATAGAAAACCTGTTTGTTTGTATTGAGAAGAATGACACCACCATAAAAGAGGAGAGGTTTAGGATTAAAAAGAGATGGGGCAAATATCTTCCGCAAAATGGAGAGATAGAGGTCTCAAGCAATGACAGAATATTTTTCAAACTATCATGCTATGACAGGGTTGGAGCTCGTAATAGGGTTGCCATCTACAAGATAAAACTTTTCTCGGATAAGGCAAGGATATTTGAGACAGCTTTTAATGCAATCCAGATAAGTGATTATAAAAATGGACATCTTATATATGATATTTCTAAATCCGCCATTGGCGATGGAGGGGTATCATACACATATTCTTTATGTCAGAGGGATAAACGCAATTCCAGTTTTATAAATGGAGATGGCAGTGGTTATATTGAGCCTAAGAATGGCGAAAGGGATATTAGAATAGAGGTTCTAGATTTTGCGGGAAATGCCGCTATTATGAAGTTTAAGCTTTTGCAAAAAAGAATAGGTGAAAAAATAGCATCAGATTTTTATGTTATTGATGAAAAGAGAATATGCCATATAAGGAATATGACAGGAGAGATGGAGGTTATAATGCCTTCCGGTTCAATTAAAGGCAAAAGGCTATTAAAAGTAGAAATTTCAGAAAAAAGGGGATTGCTTAATAAGATAAAAAAAATATCAGCAGTCAATAGGGAGGACATACTCAAAATATTTTCAATCTATCCCTTTGATATTGTCTATAAACGGCCTATTACAATTCAAATACAGAAACCCAAAGGTATATCAGATAGGGAAGTTCAAAATATCCTTATTTATAGGTTCTTTGAAAGTAGAAGGCCTAAACCATTGGACACAGTGTATAATTCTGAGAGAGGTGTATTCAAAACCCTATCATTAACCAATGGATACTTCATTCTTATAAGGGATAGAATACCCCCAAGGATGGTGATGCCTCCAACCCATGAGTTCTGCGAGGATAGGAGCATATACAGTCGAATAAGGCTATACGCTTCAGATAATCTCTCCAGAATTGATAGGGATTCTATTACTTGCTTAATTGACGGGGAATCCTTCCCCTCAAAATATGATACAGCTAGAAAATGGATTGAGATGAACCTACCAAGAGAAGCAATCTCAATAGGTCTGCATCATATTTTTGTAGAAGTTAGTGACAGGGCAGGGAATCAGTGTGTTTTCAGGGAATTGTTTATGAGAAATTGA
- a CDS encoding NDP-sugar synthase, with amino-acid sequence MKGFIFAAGFGVRLRPITENIPKPLIPVLNLPSICYSVFLLKEAGIREIICNLHYKSEGIIHFFEENEFFGMDISFSIEENILGTGGGLKRCEDRIGDSEFIIINSDVITDIDIKSLIQFHTGHLSPATIMLHRNERAGDIGVIGVSGNHVVDFKDYLRTGITSDLVYTGVAVLSPVILKYLRNDFSSIVYTGYIDLIRNHSICYFEHKGIWKDIGGMNSYWESNICLMNDILALGKRMSGVLSPVPEIISPSSRTSDTAVVRDSVIGMNSVIGEGSLIERSVILPNTVVSAHAVISNSIVIDDRIIAQ; translated from the coding sequence GTGAAGGGATTTATTTTTGCCGCTGGCTTTGGAGTGAGGTTAAGGCCTATTACAGAGAATATCCCTAAACCCTTGATTCCGGTTCTCAATCTTCCATCGATATGTTATTCTGTTTTTTTACTCAAGGAGGCAGGGATAAGGGAGATAATATGCAATCTTCACTATAAAAGCGAGGGGATTATTCACTTCTTTGAAGAGAATGAATTCTTTGGCATGGATATCAGCTTCTCCATTGAAGAGAATATACTTGGTACTGGAGGCGGATTGAAGAGATGCGAGGATAGGATTGGTGATAGTGAGTTTATTATAATAAACAGTGATGTAATAACAGATATAGATATTAAAAGTCTCATTCAATTTCATACAGGACATTTATCTCCAGCTACAATTATGCTTCACAGAAACGAAAGGGCTGGTGATATTGGAGTGATCGGCGTCAGTGGGAACCATGTTGTAGATTTTAAAGACTATCTGAGAACAGGCATCACCTCTGACCTTGTCTATACCGGAGTCGCGGTCCTCTCTCCTGTTATCCTCAAATATCTAAGAAATGATTTTTCAAGTATTGTTTATACAGGCTATATTGATCTTATCCGAAATCATTCGATCTGTTATTTTGAGCATAAGGGAATATGGAAGGATATTGGGGGAATGAATTCCTATTGGGAGTCAAACATATGTCTGATGAATGACATCCTTGCCCTGGGGAAGAGGATGTCCGGAGTTCTGAGTCCTGTTCCTGAGATCATATCACCGAGTTCAAGGACAAGCGACACCGCTGTTGTCAGGGATTCTGTTATCGGAATGAATTCCGTGATCGGGGAGGGCTCCCTTATTGAGAGATCAGTGATATTGCCGAACACTGTTGTTTCAGCTCATGCTGTTATTAGCAATTCAATTGTTATAGATGACAGGATAATTGCACAATAG
- a CDS encoding Spy/CpxP family protein refolding chaperone, which produces MKKRLLFSSIVVLFILSNSNDLFAKRGGGKGHGRPGHYDCRDGGFHKGVFFGNPEMMKERFGLSDDQVNKISEINLEYKKKLLKIKEKIAPKRINLQSMLLEDNVNLKKVRSLLKEISELKIEIRMLRIKQRLDIEKLLTPSQKNRLRGSRMGMGKGGMHFHQPPCALGERGQ; this is translated from the coding sequence ATGAAAAAGAGATTGTTATTCTCATCGATTGTTGTGTTATTTATACTGTCAAATAGTAATGATCTTTTTGCTAAAAGGGGAGGCGGTAAAGGACATGGAAGGCCTGGACATTATGATTGCAGGGATGGAGGATTCCATAAGGGTGTGTTCTTCGGAAACCCGGAGATGATGAAAGAGAGGTTTGGGCTTTCCGATGATCAGGTAAACAAAATAAGTGAAATTAATCTTGAATACAAGAAAAAACTATTAAAGATTAAAGAGAAGATCGCTCCCAAAAGGATCAATCTACAGAGCATGCTTTTGGAGGATAATGTTAATTTAAAAAAAGTTCGTTCCTTGCTAAAGGAGATATCGGAGTTAAAGATTGAAATAAGAATGCTACGGATTAAGCAGAGATTGGATATTGAAAAATTACTTACTCCTTCACAGAAAAATAGGCTTAGAGGCTCTAGAATGGGAATGGGTAAGGGTGGAATGCATTTCCATCAACCACCCTGTGCGCTCGGGGAGAGGGGACAGTAA
- a CDS encoding sigma-70 family RNA polymerase sigma factor: MMEDREFAEIVKNTKGVVLSAIERHLAVRFYHSIDDVVQEVYIRAYRGLRRNSFRGDSSLETWLYRIAKNESLRMTGRLKREEEKFKKAAIRQMGITKDYASESGELTAMEIDLKKMIKRLPEKYKSVLELVALGFSEKQISEKLAIKIGTVKSRAYRGRELIQRVANGGVKR, translated from the coding sequence ATGATGGAAGACAGGGAATTTGCTGAAATTGTAAAAAATACCAAGGGTGTTGTGCTTTCAGCGATTGAGAGGCATCTTGCAGTAAGATTTTACCACTCCATTGACGATGTTGTTCAGGAGGTATATATCAGAGCATACAGGGGTTTGAGGAGGAATAGCTTCAGGGGTGACTCTTCCTTGGAGACTTGGCTATACAGGATTGCAAAGAATGAATCTCTTCGTATGACCGGCAGGCTTAAGAGAGAGGAGGAAAAATTCAAGAAGGCGGCAATTAGACAGATGGGAATTACAAAGGACTACGCTAGTGAAAGCGGAGAACTGACGGCAATGGAGATTGATTTGAAAAAGATGATCAAAAGGCTGCCAGAAAAATACAAATCAGTATTGGAACTGGTGGCTCTTGGCTTTTCTGAAAAGCAAATATCAGAGAAGCTTGCAATTAAGATAGGAACTGTAAAATCGAGAGCTTATAGAGGAAGGGAACTCATCCAGAGAGTGGCAAATGGAGGTGTGAAACGATGA